Below is a window of Arthrobacter sp. SLBN-112 DNA.
ACGCCTGGCTCCGCGACAGCGGGCCCACTTTCGTGCACCAGCCGGATGGCTCGCTGGCCGCCGTGGATTGGATCTTCAACGGTTGGGGCGCCCAGGATTGGGCCGCCTGGGGCAAGGACGAAGCCGCGGCAAGCGCCGTCGCCGCCACAGCCGGCGTCCCCGTCCGGCCAAGTTCGCTGGTGAACGAGGGCGGCGGGTTCCATGTGGACGGTGAAGGAACGGTACTGCTGACCGAGACCGTCCACCTCGATCCCCGCCGCAACCCCGGTGCCACCAAGGAATCGGTCGAGGCCCAGGTGTCCGCGGCCCTTGGCACCAGCAAGGCCATCTGGCTGCCGCGCGGACTCGCGCGCGATTACGACGAATTCGGCACCCGCGGCCACGTGGACATCGTCGCTGCGTTCGCCGGACCCGGAACAATCCTGCTGCACCGCCAGGACGATCCCGCCCACCCGGATCACGCCGTCTACCTGCAGCTGAAGGCGGTCCTGTCCGGCCAGCTGGATGCCCAGGGCCGGCCGCTGAGCATCATCGACGTTCCCGCACCCACAACACTCAAGGACGATGAAGGGTGGGTGGATTGGTCCTACATCAACCACTATGTGGCCAACAACGTGGTGGTGCTGTGCAGCTTCGATGACCCGAACGATGCCATTGCCACAGGCATCCTGGAACGCGCCTACCCGGGCCGGACGGTGGAACTGGTGGACGCCCGCGACATCTTTGCCTTCGGCGGCGGCATCCACTGCATCACCCAGCAACAGCCCGCCGCGAGGGAGGGAACCGCGTGAAACTCATGGCGGAACAGCAACCGGTGCCCGCGGCACTCGGCTTCAGCGTCGTGGAGGTCGGCATCAGCCGGCTCCGCGCCGCGCTCGAATCCGGCGAGGTCACCAGCGAGGAACTCGTGGGGCTCTACCTGGAGCGGATCCGGAAATATGACTCATCAGGCATATGCCTAAACGCCCTGGTGGTCATGAACCCGGACGCGGTGGCTGAGGCGCAGGCGTCCGACCGGCGCCGGGCGGCCGGCTTCACCCTGGGCCCACTGGACGGCATCCCGTACACGGCAAAGGACAGCTACCAGGTCCGCGGCCTCACCGTGGCCGCCGGCTCCCCGGCATTCAAGGACCTGGTGGCGCAGCGGGATGCGTTCACCATTGAACGGCTCCGGGCCGGCGGGGCGGTCCTGATCGGCCTCACCAATATGCCTCCCATGGCCAACGGCGGGATGCAGCGCGGGGTTTACGGCCGGGCAGAGAGTCCGTACAGCGCGGACTACCTCACCGCCGCGTTCGCGTCCGGCTCATCCAACGGCTCCGGAACCGCCACGGCCGCCAGTTTCGCGGCCTTCGGCCTCGCAGAGGAAACCTGGTCCTCGGGGCGTGCCCCGGCGTCGAACAACGCCCTCTGCGCCTACACGCCCTCCCGCGGCGTGATCTCAGTCCGCGGCAACTGGCCCCTGGTACCCACCATGGACGTGGTGGTTCCGCACGCGCGGACCATGGCCGACCTTCTGGAAGTCCTGGACGTCGTAGTGGCGGACGACACGGAGGCGCGCGGGGACTTCTGGCGCGTCCAGCCGTGGGTTCCGGTACCCAAGGCTTCAACCGTTCGGCCGCCGTCGTACGTTGACCTGTCCGTGCCGGACGCTGCCGCGGCCGCGGGCGTGCTCGCCGGCAAGCGCTTGGGCATCCCCCGGATGTACATCAACGCCGATCCCGAAGCCGGGACAGCGACCAAACCGGGCATCGGTGGTCCCACCGGGCAACGCATCGATACACGCTCATCGGTGCTGGACCTCTGGAACGCGGCCCGGCGCGACCTGGAAGCCGCAGGTGCCGAGGTCATCGAGGTGGACTTCCCCGTGGTGTCCAACTACGAAGGAGACCGGCCCGGGGCACCCACCATCGCCACGCGGGGACTGGTGTCCCCGGAGTATCTGAGGCGGGAGATCGTGGACCTCTCTGCCTGGGCATGGAATGACTTCCTGGATGCCAACGGCGATCCGCAGCTGAACCGCCTTGCCGACGTGGACGGCTCCGCCATCTTCCCCGCCCCCGAAGGTTCGCTGCCGGACCGCTACGACGGGTTCGATGACGACATCAGCGACTATCCCGCCTGGATCCGGGAGCACGGTGTTCCGGTCCTGGCCGACATTCCGCATCTGCCCGAAGGCCTGGCAGGGCTCGAGGAAACCCGTCACGTTGACCTGGAGGAATGGATGGACCGGCTGGGCCTGGATGCCGTGGTGTTCCCGGCAGCTGCCGACGTTGCACCGGCCGACGCCGACAACAATAAGGCTTCCGCAGACATCGCCTGGCGCAACGGCGTGTGGGTGGCCAACGGAAACCTGGTCCCCCGGCACCTGGGGATCCCCACGGTCACCGTCCCGATGGGAACCGCGGCGGACATTGCCATGCCCGTGGGCCTGACCATCGCCGGCAAGGCCTACAGCGACACGGACCTGCTCCGGTTGGCCGCGGCCTTCGAAGCCACCGGCAGCCGCCGCGTTCCGCCGCCCCGCACCACGCAGGCTGGAGAAGCAGCAGCCTCCTGACAGACCATCGCGGCAGTGGAGATGCAGGGCACCGCCCCTGGCTGTTTTGGCGCCAAGCCGTCAGCCAGGGGCTGGTCCGCGGGGTCAGGCGCCGCCGCCGCCCATACAGCGGAAGTGCCTTGACAGCCCACTTTGTTA
It encodes the following:
- a CDS encoding agmatine deiminase family protein, which translates into the protein MSFIYLPAVGATAAPNPVSPSVATVMPAEWEAHQRTWMAFPPPNETFGPAGSPTLDRARAAWTKVAQTIARYEPVTVVADPRDVTAAREWLGAGIDVVEVPLDDAWLRDSGPTFVHQPDGSLAAVDWIFNGWGAQDWAAWGKDEAAASAVAATAGVPVRPSSLVNEGGGFHVDGEGTVLLTETVHLDPRRNPGATKESVEAQVSAALGTSKAIWLPRGLARDYDEFGTRGHVDIVAAFAGPGTILLHRQDDPAHPDHAVYLQLKAVLSGQLDAQGRPLSIIDVPAPTTLKDDEGWVDWSYINHYVANNVVVLCSFDDPNDAIATGILERAYPGRTVELVDARDIFAFGGGIHCITQQQPAAREGTA
- a CDS encoding amidase; this translates as MAEQQPVPAALGFSVVEVGISRLRAALESGEVTSEELVGLYLERIRKYDSSGICLNALVVMNPDAVAEAQASDRRRAAGFTLGPLDGIPYTAKDSYQVRGLTVAAGSPAFKDLVAQRDAFTIERLRAGGAVLIGLTNMPPMANGGMQRGVYGRAESPYSADYLTAAFASGSSNGSGTATAASFAAFGLAEETWSSGRAPASNNALCAYTPSRGVISVRGNWPLVPTMDVVVPHARTMADLLEVLDVVVADDTEARGDFWRVQPWVPVPKASTVRPPSYVDLSVPDAAAAAGVLAGKRLGIPRMYINADPEAGTATKPGIGGPTGQRIDTRSSVLDLWNAARRDLEAAGAEVIEVDFPVVSNYEGDRPGAPTIATRGLVSPEYLRREIVDLSAWAWNDFLDANGDPQLNRLADVDGSAIFPAPEGSLPDRYDGFDDDISDYPAWIREHGVPVLADIPHLPEGLAGLEETRHVDLEEWMDRLGLDAVVFPAAADVAPADADNNKASADIAWRNGVWVANGNLVPRHLGIPTVTVPMGTAADIAMPVGLTIAGKAYSDTDLLRLAAAFEATGSRRVPPPRTTQAGEAAAS